One part of the Acinetobacter sp. XS-4 genome encodes these proteins:
- a CDS encoding acetyl/propionyl/methylcrotonyl-CoA carboxylase subunit alpha encodes MFEKILIANRGEIACRVIRTAKKLGIATVAVYSDADANAQHVKLADEAVYIGQSPATQSYLQADRIIQAAIDTGSQAVHPGYGFLSENDQFALACQQHNICFIGPPVDAILAMGLKATSKALMEKAGVPLTPGYHGTNQDADFLKQQADQIGYPVLIKASAGGGGKGMSLVERSEDFLHALASCKREAKSSFGNDDVLIERYVIQPRHIEVQVFGDTHGNYVHLFERDCSVQRRHQKVLEEAPAPQMPSEKLDAMRQAAIDAARAVDYVGAGTVEFIVEQDGTAYFMEMNTRLQVEHPVTEMITGEDLVEWQLRVAYGEPLPKLQNELQIHGHALEARIYAEEPEKGFLPAIGKIDYLHYPTQNQYVRVDSGIVEGDEITTYYDPMIAKLIVWGKNREAALIQMQHALSQFHVDGLGNNIAFLEKIVRSESFKQAKLDTNLIQREQNFLFSPEEIKPELVVAAAFIEFLSKLNNNSSSQKQLWQAQPLWRLNIAYQHSIKLNYLNQNIQIKFASNEDGFTAEYNGQSYPISGQLIDAHTASVQIDGTQQKLSFNQSQQGITLFQNGQSYKFAYIRQDFNQADSQADEGHLKAPMPGVVTQVLVSANHSVKKDDILMTLEAMKMEYTIRAPKDGLIVDSYFQVGDQVKAGDELVEFQPAQEEVA; translated from the coding sequence ATGTTTGAAAAGATTTTAATTGCGAACCGTGGCGAAATTGCCTGCCGTGTAATTCGTACAGCTAAAAAATTAGGTATTGCAACGGTTGCCGTTTACTCAGATGCAGACGCAAATGCACAACATGTCAAACTTGCAGATGAAGCGGTTTATATTGGTCAATCCCCTGCAACGCAAAGTTATTTGCAAGCCGACCGTATTATTCAAGCAGCGATTGATACAGGCAGCCAAGCGGTTCACCCAGGCTACGGCTTCCTTTCAGAAAATGACCAGTTCGCACTCGCTTGCCAACAGCACAATATTTGCTTTATTGGCCCACCAGTTGATGCCATTTTAGCGATGGGCTTAAAAGCGACCTCTAAAGCTTTAATGGAAAAAGCAGGTGTTCCTTTAACACCGGGTTATCACGGAACCAACCAAGATGCCGACTTTTTAAAACAACAGGCAGATCAAATTGGCTATCCTGTTTTAATTAAAGCCAGTGCCGGTGGTGGTGGTAAAGGCATGAGTCTGGTTGAACGCAGTGAAGATTTTCTGCATGCCTTAGCCTCTTGTAAACGTGAAGCCAAATCGAGCTTTGGTAATGATGATGTCTTGATTGAGCGTTATGTGATTCAGCCTCGCCATATTGAAGTACAAGTGTTTGGTGATACACATGGCAACTATGTACATTTGTTTGAACGCGACTGTTCGGTACAACGCCGTCACCAAAAAGTGCTAGAAGAAGCCCCTGCTCCACAAATGCCAAGCGAAAAGCTCGATGCAATGCGCCAAGCTGCAATTGATGCTGCACGTGCCGTAGATTATGTTGGTGCCGGTACGGTTGAGTTTATTGTAGAACAAGACGGTACAGCGTATTTCATGGAAATGAATACTCGCTTACAAGTCGAACACCCTGTCACTGAAATGATTACAGGTGAAGACTTAGTTGAATGGCAACTTCGTGTCGCTTATGGCGAACCTTTGCCTAAACTACAAAACGAATTGCAAATTCACGGACATGCGCTCGAAGCACGTATTTACGCCGAAGAACCTGAAAAAGGCTTTTTACCTGCAATCGGTAAAATTGACTATCTACACTACCCAACTCAAAACCAATATGTGCGTGTAGACAGCGGTATTGTTGAAGGCGATGAAATCACGACGTATTACGACCCAATGATTGCCAAATTGATCGTATGGGGTAAAAACCGTGAAGCTGCGCTCATTCAAATGCAGCATGCTTTAAGTCAATTCCATGTCGATGGCTTAGGCAACAATATTGCCTTTCTGGAAAAGATTGTTCGTAGCGAATCTTTTAAACAAGCCAAGCTTGATACTAACCTGATTCAACGTGAACAAAACTTCTTGTTTAGCCCTGAAGAGATCAAACCAGAACTTGTAGTGGCAGCGGCATTTATTGAGTTTCTAAGCAAACTTAATAACAACAGTTCAAGCCAAAAACAACTTTGGCAGGCTCAACCACTTTGGCGTTTAAATATTGCCTATCAGCATAGCATTAAACTGAACTATTTAAACCAAAATATCCAAATCAAGTTTGCCTCAAATGAAGATGGCTTCACCGCAGAATATAACGGACAAAGCTACCCAATTTCAGGTCAATTGATTGATGCACATACTGCCTCTGTTCAAATTGATGGAACTCAGCAAAAGCTATCTTTTAACCAAAGTCAGCAAGGCATTACCTTGTTCCAAAATGGACAAAGTTATAAGTTTGCTTATATTCGCCAAGACTTTAATCAAGCAGATAGCCAAGCTGACGAAGGTCACTTAAAAGCCCCAATGCCTGGTGTGGTCACACAAGTACTGGTGAGCGCAAATCATAGCGTGAAGAAAGACGATATTTTAATGACGCTTGAAGCGATGAAAATGGAATATACCATTCGTGCCCCTAAAGACGGCTTGATTGTAGATTCCTATTTCCAAGTCGGTGATCAGGTCAAAGCTGGCGATGAGCTTGTGGAATTTCAGCCTGCACAGGAGGAAGTTGCATGA
- a CDS encoding enoyl-CoA hydratase/isomerase family protein codes for MSYQFLQLEQQGQVAYVWLNRPELHNAFNTTVIEELQACFKQINTRDDIRVVVLAGRGKSFSAGADLNWMKQAGQASSAENEADALKLAQMLDALATLKQPTIARVHGIAFGGGMGLASACDICIASTDAKFATSEVRLGLAPSTISPYVIRAIGARQASRYFLTAERISARDAKQIGLAHEVADAEDLDKKVQEIINALLLGGPHAQAASKQLIQMVSNQTMSNDLLQQTAHHIAQVRQGSEAKEGLSAFLNKQQPAWVSNSNNNN; via the coding sequence ATGAGCTATCAATTTTTACAACTCGAACAACAAGGTCAGGTTGCCTATGTTTGGCTGAACCGTCCTGAACTACACAATGCTTTTAATACTACAGTCATTGAAGAGCTACAAGCTTGCTTTAAGCAAATCAATACACGTGATGATATTCGTGTTGTGGTTTTAGCGGGTCGCGGTAAAAGCTTTTCGGCAGGTGCCGACCTCAACTGGATGAAACAGGCAGGTCAGGCATCTTCAGCAGAAAATGAAGCAGATGCATTAAAACTTGCGCAAATGCTTGATGCACTTGCAACACTTAAACAACCGACTATTGCTCGTGTGCATGGCATTGCTTTTGGTGGCGGCATGGGTTTGGCATCGGCATGTGATATTTGCATTGCCAGTACTGATGCTAAGTTTGCAACTTCTGAGGTTCGTTTAGGACTTGCTCCTTCTACCATTAGTCCCTATGTGATTCGTGCGATTGGTGCAAGACAAGCCTCTCGTTACTTCTTAACTGCCGAGCGAATTTCAGCACGTGATGCCAAACAAATTGGCTTGGCCCACGAAGTTGCAGATGCCGAAGATTTAGATAAAAAAGTTCAAGAAATTATTAATGCTCTATTACTTGGTGGCCCGCATGCTCAAGCGGCCTCAAAACAACTGATTCAAATGGTGAGCAACCAGACCATGAGCAATGATTTGCTGCAACAGACAGCACATCATATTGCTCAAGTTCGTCAAGGTAGTGAGGCAAAAGAAGGTCTGAGTGCCTTTTTAAATAAACAGCAGCCTGCTTGGGTTTCTAACTCGAATAACAACAATTAA
- a CDS encoding hydroxymethylglutaryl-CoA lyase, with protein sequence MSEFVKIVEVGPRDGLQNEKQALTVEQRLNFINDLINAGLKSIEVGSCVSAKWVPQMAQSDELFKLLPQTTDVQFSLLTPNIKGFETAQAVGCKEVAVFTAASESFTRKNINCSIDESFEKFSDVMTAAKAHNIRVRGYVSCIVDCPYEGAIAPEQVVKVVKRLYDMGCYEVSLGETIGTATPDRVQKVWQACLAELDSSVLAGHFHNTYGMAIANIYQSLQQGIRVFDSSLAGLGGCPYAKGASGNVSTEDLFYLLSHMGFETGIDLEKLMQASQNISNVLNRKSLSNYANAYWQTKCA encoded by the coding sequence ATGAGTGAGTTTGTCAAAATCGTGGAGGTCGGTCCCAGAGACGGCCTCCAAAACGAAAAGCAGGCTTTAACTGTCGAACAACGCTTAAACTTCATTAATGACCTGATTAATGCAGGTCTAAAATCGATTGAAGTCGGTTCATGCGTTTCCGCAAAATGGGTGCCGCAAATGGCTCAAAGTGATGAGCTATTTAAGCTGTTACCCCAAACAACCGATGTACAATTTAGTCTGCTCACCCCCAATATCAAAGGTTTTGAAACCGCTCAAGCGGTAGGATGCAAAGAGGTTGCGGTGTTTACCGCAGCTTCTGAAAGCTTTACCCGTAAAAATATCAACTGCTCAATCGACGAGAGCTTTGAAAAATTTAGTGATGTCATGACTGCTGCAAAAGCACATAACATACGTGTACGAGGTTATGTCTCTTGTATTGTCGATTGTCCTTATGAAGGCGCAATTGCTCCTGAGCAAGTCGTAAAAGTTGTTAAACGACTCTATGACATGGGCTGCTATGAAGTATCTTTAGGTGAAACCATTGGTACGGCTACACCAGATCGAGTTCAAAAGGTTTGGCAAGCCTGTCTGGCTGAGCTAGATAGCTCAGTGTTAGCAGGACATTTCCACAACACCTATGGCATGGCGATTGCCAATATTTATCAGTCTTTACAGCAAGGCATTCGTGTTTTTGATTCGTCTCTTGCAGGTCTTGGTGGTTGCCCTTATGCCAAAGGTGCCTCTGGCAATGTATCGACCGAAGATCTGTTTTATTTGCTTTCACACATGGGATTTGAAACTGGCATTGACCTAGAAAAATTGATGCAAGCCAGCCAAAATATTAGCAATGTATTAAACCGAAAAAGCTTGTCCAATTATGCAAATGCTTATTGGCAAACCAAGTGTGCCTAG